In the genome of Bos mutus isolate GX-2022 chromosome 20, NWIPB_WYAK_1.1, whole genome shotgun sequence, one region contains:
- the LOC102282517 gene encoding histone H2B subacrosomal variant → MARNVTKRNKRCRGHQKAISKKKSHSSSESGLRNYSLYINRVLKEVVPQKGISSRTIDIINTMINDMFERISTEACNLMYYRKRCTLTPEDIEKAVYLLLPEKLAKYAVAFGKEAVQRYVRS, encoded by the coding sequence ATGGCCAGAAACGTCACCAAGAGGAACAAGCGCTGCAGAGGACACCAAAAAGCAATCTCCAAAAAGAAATCACATTCCAGCTCTGAATCTGGCCTTAGGAATTACTCACTCTACATAAACAGGGTCCTAAAAGAAGTGGTTCCCCAGAAGGGCATATCATCTCGCACCATTGACATCATAAACACCATGATCAATGACATGTTTGAGCGCATTTCCACTGAAGCCTGCAACCTAATGTATTACAGGAAACGCTGTACCCTCACCCCTGAAGACATCGAGAAGGCAGTGTATTTGCTGCTGCCTGAGAAACTGGCTAAGTATGCAGTGGCTTTCGGAAAAGAAGCTGTCCAACGATATGTCCGCTCCTAA